Part of the Trypanosoma brucei gambiense DAL972 chromosome 8, complete sequence genome, CACGCGGTTTGGCACGGGCACTGGAAAGTGAGCGGTCCGCTGCAATGGAGGAGTTTCGTCGGAACAGCGAGCGATACTGGAGGAATATTATTGAGGGTCGTAGTGTGGAGCAGGTCGTGCTGGCAAACGGTGAGTCAAATAGGCGGACCGTCGGTGGTGGTGCCGGTGAACAACTGCAGAAACCGCAGGGCAACCGTGATGCCGTAAGAACGAACTTTACTGGCGAAGCGACAGATGGAAGCAGGAAGGGGCAGAGACAACATCAGCAACCACCGTTgtcgcaacaacagcagcattcCCGTGGCGAGGGGGAGCGAAGTGCCGTTCATACTTCTCCCCGACAAGGTGGGTCCCGGGGTATGGCGGATTTGCTGTCCAAACTGAATACACCCAAAACGGGATCAGGTGTAAAGGGGAGCACTGCAAAAAATACCGGTAACAATAGACGTGGACCAAAATCCTGAGGCGAGTGAGGATCCAATGGAATTTGAGTGTGTGAGGACTGGAAAGGTTTTCGGGGAGTGGAGTTAACGAGGTTGTTTTTGACGTGGCGATGCAATGGTcgtggaaagggggaaacggAAAGTTCGCATCGATGGGTTGCTCGTAGTGATCGGCACTCATCTTGGGTTGGCGTGATATTTTCCCCTACTGTGCCGAAGGTGGAAGGGCAAAGAGTTGGCAGGCGATACGGAAAGATATGGCGCATCCAagtctttgttgttttaactCCCCGTTCCGACCTGCTGCTGCCGGGGTGTGGCATGcgcctctttgttttctgttggaTTTGCACTACCGAGGCTTAGAGGAGTTACAGCAACCACGACGCACTTAGTGAGTCCTtccctcacatttttttccttttccttcattcaaTTGATGGGAAATGAGATTAAGTACATCCACTCATGGAACACACTTCATCTGTTCTGTCCATACTCCGaaactttcttttcatttctacACTTTTTTATCGGCAGGCCGTTgttactttattttctccatGGAAAGTTAGTTTTGGCCagatatttattattttgttttgaagaaaGCCCGATCTCCTCCGCACAACCTGAAGGTTTCTGTGCTTGATGCCCTTGTCTGGGGGCTCCAACCAATGCAGGAACTACACTGACAGAAATAACGGTAGTGATGGTGTTAGTGGTGAGGGTGTTGGTATTGACGGAGGATCAGATATGGGAATAGAAGTGGACGTTTCCGCGTGGCTGGTGAACATGCCGCAGTTGGGTGATTTGTGGCCTCGGGTCGAAGAATATCTCACTCGGTCGGCAGCGAAAATTCGGAATAGTGGTGCTTACACGAAGGACCCACTAAAAGGTATCAGACATCGTATGAGCTGGTATGCTGTCATATACTACGCTTGTGCTGGTCATCCGCAGAGGTTCTGTGAAATCTATCAGTACTTGGCTTTGTTTCTACTCAACGATTTGGAGACGAATGCCCTCCCGCCCGTTTTATCAGCGGTTGCCACATATGGGGACACTGATCCTGAACTTGACGTGGTCGCGAGAAGGGAAGGTTTTGAACCCCCATTGCGTCCGAATAGGAGTTTGTTGCAGGAGTTTGTTCACCAGTTTAGGTTGTTTATGTTATTCCGTCGTGTCGTCCTGTCATGCTTCGGATACCTTGACCAGTGGTACACGGAGAAGTTTCATCTCGATCCTGTTTCTGATCTCTGCGTGAAAATgttttatgttgttgtttatgAAAGGGTCAGAGACGGGCTGGCGAGTGAGATTGTACATTCAGCCAATCAAGCAAGGGGATTAAGCGACGGGCCAAGCGATGACAACCCCTCAAACGCGTGTTTAGATGTTCAAGCAGCTCTTGCAGTTGTGTCCGAGATCGTATCGACTGTGAGGGCGTCTTCTACCAACACCGAGGCAGGTGTGGTGCACTGCGGACCACTTGGCAAGGAGGGTTCAAACCCCAGTATTGATGGGGGAAGGAGTGATGACGTTGAAGTTGAAGCTGGTACTTCAGCACCCTGCCAAAcgggaacatcaccatgggAACTCGTGCCGGACCGTATCCCGTTGCTGCGTGAGAAACTTGAAAGTGGTTCCCTTATGGAATTCCTGAAGAGCCTGTCGGCGTCGACAGGGGGTAACCAGTGTGGCGGCGCCAAGGTTGATGGTACGTCTGCAGCGAGGCCATCAGGTGCAGCTTGCGGAGCACTACTCGGAGGCGCGCATCCGGCACGTTCTTTTATAGTAAGTCTTGGCCAACCACTACATACGCTTCTTCTTGATCAATTCGGCACGCGCTATGTGCGTGCTGCCGAAGCGTACTACCGGAAGGAGCGCAGTGTGCATCTCTCCACCAGGGAGGGCAGAAATGGTTATGTGACGTGGGTGCGCTCCTGCTACAGATTGGAGCAGTTATTAGTGAAAGATATGCGTGCACCGTTCTTTCACGACCTGCTATGTGCGCGTCTACACCGTGTATTGTTGCTGGAAGTGCACAGCGAGATTATCCTCGACGACGAGTTTGGTTTTCGGGCGCTGTTGGACGCATGGAGCGCACAAACAAGTCCGCATTTCGGTGCTCTACGAAAAGACTTCCTGAAACCGGTGGTAGTATCGTCCCCGTCATCGTCACTCGAAGAGACCGTCCACGAAATTATGGATAGGCGTGATTGTGCTTCTTCATTGCAACACATTGGAAAGGCCGCTGGGTCGATGCAACCGATGCGTGAAGGGCTTGCATCCGCTTTGGGACTGCTTGTCACAACCTTTGCCGACACACAGAGTGAAATATGCATTGCACTGCTGCGCCATGAACTCGCCAATAAGGTGGTGATGGATTCTGTGCCCCTTTTGGCCACATACTTtgtgatggaggagaaacaCCATTTAGGACACATCCACCCAAGGGGGCGACAAACTAATGACGTGGAACCCGCGTTTTTGCGAGATATGGCGAAACTAGTCGTGGGCGGCCTTGTTGACATCGTGGCACAGTACGGTAACCTTGTACAGGTGCAGTTCCATTCCCTTTCGTCAATGCTCGTCGCTGTGCGTGATGCACTTCGTGAAGTC contains:
- a CDS encoding cullin, putative, yielding MPLSGGSNQCRNYTDRNNGSDGVSGEGVGIDGGSDMGIEVDVSAWLVNMPQLGDLWPRVEEYLTRSAAKIRNSGAYTKDPLKGIRHRMSWYAVIYYACAGHPQRFCEIYQYLALFLLNDLETNALPPVLSAVATYGDTDPELDVVARREGFEPPLRPNRSLLQEFVHQFRLFMLFRRVVLSCFGYLDQWYTEKFHLDPVSDLCVKMFYVVVYERVRDGLASEIVHSANQARGLSDGPSDDNPSNACLDVQAALAVVSEIVSTVRASSTNTEAGVVHCGPLGKEGSNPSIDGGRSDDVEVEAGTSAPCQTGTSPWELVPDRIPLLREKLESGSLMEFLKSLSASTGGNQCGGAKVDGTSAARPSGAACGALLGGAHPARSFIVSLGQPLHTLLLDQFGTRYVRAAEAYYRKERSVHLSTREGRNGYVTWVRSCYRLEQLLVKDMRAPFFHDLLCARLHRVLLLEVHSEIILDDEFGFRALLDAWSAQTSPHFGALRKDFLKPVVVSSPSSSLEETVHEIMDRRDCASSLQHIGKAAGSMQPMREGLASALGLLVTTFADTQSEICIALLRHELANKVVMDSVPLLATYFVMEEKHHLGHIHPRGRQTNDVEPAFLRDMAKLVVGGLVDIVAQYGNLVQVQFHSLSSMLVAVRDALREVLNPHRWERHTVDTRSGVNVNSGKFSDMLLLEAERQQPPQIHGYEPTRGARAALRKLAAMRDGRSIPMSRLVAVYCDVLVSQSGTRGVAVTVDKETDIGGKCVSLPEGSDSTSDIDSVTALAALLDDKDVFLEEYKQLLARRLIILSSSLSLSPSALPTELCTKPNAESEHAMIRELRRTFGRTSTLTLKMMLHDYTLSCAMGSAFRQTPSAQQLKSGINVQVITGARWPTYSTVPLLPCTSLAAAISTFSTYYAAAHPLRTLSWIHSQGTANLEALFPNGSKEIVADTIQSNILILLSDAYNTVRRNRDSESRRGVSEGESTKRYLTGQEIASAMGMSFENLYAYLNQLVHHTSYKLITRVPSPNPDPAVDPNEASVRPEYGYTINVDFKHSSNSFRLPVPHPRWNQKASGGHRVVGADAMAASQTFALVTESTRRLQVDAAIVRTMKRHRSLPYHELMSTTVQELSRFFVPSTQFVKVQVEGLIAREFLKRNEANSQLLEYVV